In the genome of Epinephelus lanceolatus isolate andai-2023 chromosome 18, ASM4190304v1, whole genome shotgun sequence, one region contains:
- the apol gene encoding uncharacterized protein apol codes for MSGDMEIKELEKALCGFTTDTLTYIDTVRGFCERNPKWMLGRETELHMMMDIKDRADKIDLSIGHVKQSKNRGKAMWEYMKSKVTQVTADSRRAKLETELAEVLKATLGGLEELNCFLDAVEKLAATSLHVFMEENQVLHLPEEISPEHVQVVIIAARLICPLLLKFKRDASVFFLPKLQNVEVLSYQLDRYIQTTKTICEKLEKSSLCEFSLKNTETLVDLNGDLSEEDIQRMLDHINQLHEIRMNQNFRMVFLFQDEPCSGFIDEFNKRQPRMLQFLKDLEESAVQLDRMNKGAKISSVVGSSVGAVGGVLSIVGLALIPVTAGVSLGLTMTGVGLGITSGVNSAVTTAAEIGVNCKHQKKASEVFQRFMEDVQSLQGCLEVTQSQTSQIDVVLGVGKMLCKAGAIGKGIDSLVDAASALKMLKSEELVTSAGRVAVQEGQALRNVPRVAADLPDIGQAAVKGPLALSKSARAGLIGLNALFLGMDIVFICKDSISLAKGSETEVSQFIRARAALWSSELDSWQKIHDSLSKGLQPSEKNKAILEMPFYPERNRNRSSI; via the exons ATGAGTGGAGACATGGAAAT AAAAGAACTTGAGAAGGCCTTGTGTGGCTTCACCACAGATACCCTCACCTACATCGACACAGTGAGGGGATTCTGTGAGAGGAACCCGAAATGGATGCtggggagggagacagagctgCACATGATGATGGATATCAAAGACAGGGCTGACAAGATCGACCTAAGCATTGGCCATGTTAAGCAGTCAAAGAACAGAGGTAAGGCTATGTGGGAATATATGAAGAGCAAGGTAACCCAGGTGACTGCAGACAGCAGGCGTGCAAAGCTGGAGACAGAGCTGGCTGAAGTACTTAAGGCCACTCTGGGAGGTCTGGAGGAGCTCAACTGCTTCCTGGATGCAGTGGAGAAACTGGCGGCCACCTCACTTCATGTGTTCATGGAGGAGAACCAGGTGCTACATCTGCCAGAAGAGATCAGCCCTGAACATGTTCAGGTTGTCATCATTGCTGCACGGCTAATCTGCCCTCTCCTCCTCAAGTTTAAAAGAGATGCAAGTGTCTTCTTCCTTCCCAAACTGCAGAATGTGGAAGTGCTGTCATATCAGCTGGACAGATACATTCAGACCACCAAGACAATCTGTGAGAAGTTAGAGAAAAG CTCCCTCTGTGAGTTTTCCCTGAAGAACACAGAGACCCTGGTAGACCTCAATGGGGATTTGTCTGAAGAGGACATACAAAGGATGCTTGATCACATTAATCAGCTTCATGAAATCAG GATGAACCAGAACTTCCGGATGGTGTTCTTGTTTCAGGATGAGCCATGTTCTGGCTTCATTGATGAGTTCAACAAGCGACAGCCCAGAATGCTACAGTTTCTTAAAGACCTGGAGGAGAGTGCTGTTCAGCTGGACAGGATGAATAAGGGGGCAAAGATCTCCAGTGTGGTAGGCAGCTCAGTGGGGGCAGTTGGAGGTGTGCTTTCCATCGTTGGTTTGGCATTAATTCCTGTAACAGCTGGAGTGTCTCTAGGTCTGACAATGACGGGGGTAGGGCTGGGAATAACCAGTGGAGTCAACAGTGCtgtaaccactgctgcagagattGGAGTTAACTGCAAACATCAAAAGAAAGCCAGTGAAGTTTTCCAGAGGTTCATGGAGGATGTGCAGAGTCTCCAGGGTTGTCTAGAGGTCACCCAAAGCCAAACAAGCCAGATAGATGTGGTTCTGGGAGTTGGCAAGATGCTTTGTAAAGCTGGTGCTATTGGAAAAGGTATTGATTCACTTGTTGATGCTGCCTCAGcccttaaaatgttaaaaagtgaAGAGCTGGTGACAAGTGCTGGCAGAGTGGCAGTGCAGGAAGGACAAGCATTACGTAATGTGCCCAGGGTGGCAGCAGATCTCCCAGATATTGGACAGGCAGCTGTCAAAGGGCCTCTTGCCCTCTCCAAGTCAGCCAGGGCTGGTCTCATTGGGCTCAATGCTCTCTTCCTCGGCATGGATATTGTCTTCATCTGTAAAGACAGTATCAGTCTGGCCAAAGGCAGTGAGACCGAAGTCTCACAGTTCATCAGAGCCAGAGCTGCTCTTTGGAGCTCAGAGTTGGACTCATGGCAGAAGATTCATGACTCACTGAGCAAAGGTCTGCAGCcatcagagaaaaacaaagctatCCTGGAGATGCCATTTTATCCAGAGAGGAACAGAAACAGAAGTTCCATCTGA